In Candidatus Goldiibacteriota bacterium, a single window of DNA contains:
- a CDS encoding LacI family DNA-binding transcriptional regulator: MSITIKDVAKKVGVTATTVSMVIRNDPRISDKTKEKVLKAVKEMNYYPNQIGRSLVKGKTNVIAVASSMFYGPFKIDIFNGIDTGVVETDYTTLHFSARAEQEAELLKEIVYGRRADGVIAINMRTEKETLQAYNDTGLPIVFVEETFDGFAGVKGDSFKGAYKATERFIKTGKKNIGLISAVYTHLACVTDREKGFIQAMADNGLKYDEKNTLRSSTYNFQEGQDMMDMIIKENSGLDAVFCSAGDLVAMGMIKRAKEKGVRIPDDVAIIGYDGLDTGSLVTPSLTTLKQPVVDMGRAAFDMLKKLMEEKNVKKEIKVFEPELIIRESA, from the coding sequence ATGAGCATTACAATAAAAGATGTTGCCAAAAAAGTCGGGGTTACCGCTACCACGGTATCAATGGTAATCCGTAATGACCCAAGGATAAGCGATAAAACCAAAGAGAAAGTTTTAAAGGCAGTAAAAGAGATGAATTATTATCCCAATCAGATAGGGCGCAGCCTTGTTAAAGGCAAAACAAATGTCATAGCCGTTGCGTCATCAATGTTTTATGGCCCGTTTAAAATAGATATCTTTAACGGAATAGATACCGGAGTGGTTGAAACTGATTATACCACCCTGCATTTTTCAGCGCGCGCGGAACAGGAAGCTGAACTGTTAAAGGAAATTGTTTACGGCAGAAGGGCGGACGGCGTGATTGCTATTAATATGAGGACTGAAAAAGAAACACTGCAGGCATATAATGATACAGGCCTGCCGATAGTCTTTGTTGAAGAAACTTTTGACGGTTTTGCCGGGGTTAAAGGCGACAGTTTTAAGGGCGCTTATAAAGCAACGGAGCGTTTTATTAAAACCGGAAAGAAAAACATAGGTTTAATAAGCGCTGTGTATACTCATCTTGCGTGCGTGACAGACAGAGAAAAGGGTTTTATTCAGGCAATGGCGGATAACGGGTTGAAATATGACGAAAAAAATACTCTCCGAAGCTCAACTTATAATTTTCAGGAAGGTCAGGATATGATGGACATGATAATAAAGGAAAATTCGGGCCTGGATGCTGTTTTCTGCAGTGCCGGCGACCTTGTCGCGATGGGGATGATAAAGAGGGCTAAAGAAAAAGGGGTAAGAATTCCTGATGACGTTGCAATTATAGGTTATGACGGGCTTGATACGGGTTCGCTTGTAACGCCTTCGCTTACCACTTTAAAGCAGCCGGTTGTGGATATGGGGCGCGCTGCTTTTGATATGTTAAAGAAACTTATGGAAGAAAAGAATGTCAAAAAAGAAATAAAGGTATTTGAACCTGAACTGATTATCAGGGAAAGCGCTTAA